In Paralichthys olivaceus isolate ysfri-2021 chromosome 13, ASM2471397v2, whole genome shotgun sequence, the following are encoded in one genomic region:
- the nr0b2a gene encoding nuclear receptor subfamily 0 group B member 2a — protein MDNRCQCSASSDRLSNPILYNILSQMENSKARENNFNYNSVPHRCNCELRRTVCLKRPVEICKEASAVLVKTVHFMKNLPAFNQLPSNDQFSLLKSCWAPLFILGLAQEHVDFEVTDTPADSMLKKILLNCQEKLDAEREQPTITGVSKLKSCLKKFWSLDLSPKEYAYLKGTTIFNPDVPDLKAALFVEGLQQEAQHALSEVVQFIQPGDQERFARILLTASTLQSITSSLITELFFRPVIGQADLLELLVDMLFCR, from the exons ATGGATAACAGATGTCAATGTTCGGCCAGCAGCGACAGGCTCTCCAACCCTATTCTCTACAACATCCTGAGTCAGATGGAGAACAGCAAAGCCCGTGAGAACAACTTCAACTACAACTCAGTGCCTCACAGGTGCAACTGTGAGCTGCGGCGGACTGTGTGCCTGAAAAGGCCTGTGGAGATTTGCAAGGAAGCTTCGGCCGTTCTGGTGAAAACCGTGCACTTCATGAAGAACTTACCCGCTTTCAACCAGCTGCCGTCAAATGACCAGTTCTCACTGCTGAAGAGCTGCTGGGCACCGCTCTTCATCCTGGGTCTGGCCCAGGAGCACGTGGACTTTGAGGTGACGGACACCCCTGCTGACAGTATGCTGAAAAAGATTCTCCTCAACTGCCAGGAGAAGCTCGACGCGGAGAGAGAGCAGCCCACCATCACCGGAGTCAGCAAACTCAAGTCCTGCCTAAAAAAGTTTTGGAGTTTGGATTTGAGTCCAAAGGAGTATGCATACCTCAAAGGGACCACAATATTTAACCCAG ATGTACCAGATTTAAAGGCCGCTCTCTTTGTTGAAGGCCTGCAACAGGAAGCTCAGCACGCCCTCAGCGAGGTGGTCCAGTTCATTCAGCCCGGCGACCAGGAGCGCTTTGCTCGAATCCTCCTCACAGCCTCCACGCTGCAGAGCATCACGTCCAGCCTCATCACCGAACTCTTCTTCCGGCCCGTGATAGGCCAGGCCgacctgctggagctgctggtcGACATGCTCTTCTGCAGATAG
- the kdf1a gene encoding keratinocyte differentiation factor 1 has protein sequence MPGHSTGAPQASRHHKPRSSNSSSKADKYRQTRTISRESQESYKDPHGEQLHEQHTKHSRYPENKYGRSRGHPRNGTARGSETIGFIPGSADNTPATRHTCGSCASMGWSSCKALICCVLTCGFYGSREPCLPVNESSTDHPPKAGSEPHPPNGMAICNPTCGIPLESSKATKASKLPTSDSFRYPDVRIAGQTVRYQVAAPKRTRAPGKGESHRPISNTSLLSREDYDLDDLSDTGTDIDSLITKKLLELYALHQIDQLAKCTSDSSFSRKTNEISELIYSIAQDYNLEEQEAECKLVHGVIRISTRKGKRNKNHQSTGQRPNGRSDGTLPDSGNETMTNTFISSDFPEVKVSEQTPSDELARKMRHYSGKMYSSSTTTAYSPYRHDTNSSGAPLLL, from the exons ATGCCTGGCCACAGCACAGGGGCTCCCCAGGCGTCCCGCCACCACAAACCCCGCAGCTCCAACTCCAGCTCCAAGGCAGACAAGTACAGGCAGACCCGGACGATATCCAGGGAGAGCCAAGAGTCCTACAAAGATCCTCATGGGGAGCAACTACACGAGCAACACACCAAGCACTCCCGGTACCCAGAGAACAAGTATGGCCGCAGCAGGGGCCACCCACGAAACGGCACGGCCCGGGGCTCAGAGACTATAGGATTTATCCCTGGGTCTGCAGACAACACGCCTGCCACCAGACATACCTGTGGCTCCTGTGCCTCTATGGGCTGGAGCAGCTGCAAGGCTCTTATCTGCTGTGTACTAACCTGTGGATTTTATGGCAGCCGGGAGCCCTGCCTGCCTGTTAATGAGAGCTCCACAGACCATCCCCCTAAAGCAGGCAGCGAGCCTCACCCTCCTAATGGCATGGCCATTTGCAACCCCACCTGTGGCATTCCTCTGGAGTCCAGCAAAGCCACCAAAGCCTCCAAGTTACCCACAAGTGACAGCTTTCGCTACCCTGATGTGCGCATCGCAGGCCAGACTGTGAGGTATCAGGTTGCTGCCCCCAAACGGACCCGTGCGCCAGGCAAAGGGGAGAGCCACCGGCCGATCAGCAACACCAGCCTGTTATCCCGTGAGGACTATGACTTGGACGACCTGAGCGACACGGGCACAGACATTGACTCGCTCATCACCAAGAAGCTACTGGAGCTCTACGCCCTGCACCAGATCGACCAGCTGGCCAAGTGCACCTCGGACTCGTCGTTCTCCCGCAAGACCAACGAGATCAGCGAGCTCATCTACAGCATCGCTCAGGATTACAacctggaggagcaggaggccgAGTGCAAGCTGGTGCACGGAGTCATTCGCATCAGCACGCGCAAGGGCAAGAGGAACAAGAACCATCAGTCCACAGGGCAGCGTCCGAATGGGAGGAGCGACGGGACTCTGCCTGACAGTGGCAACGAGACCATGACCAACACCTTCATTAGCAGTGACT TTCCAGAGGTGAAGGTGTCAGAGCAGACGCCGTCGGACGAGCTGGCGAGGAAAATGAGACATTACAGCGGGAAGA TGTACTCGTCCAGCACCACCACAGCCTACTCACCCTACCGCCACGACACTAACTCTTCTGgcgctcctctgctcctctga